A genomic segment from Borrelia puertoricensis encodes:
- a CDS encoding ParA family protein: MDRKKPKIITIASIKGGVGKSTSAIIFATLLAKDHKVLLIDMDTQASSTSYFINTIEKQKVDIIQYNIYEVIKNNINVNESIINIYDGLDLIPSYLSLYQFNAETILFKEMRLKENLKLLNIKYDYIILDTNPSLDFTLVNALVVSNYIIVPMTAEKWAVESLQLLEHFIKKAGFKIPIFLIVTRFRTNKTHKYLLNLIKPRENFLGSIKEREDLNRKIANNATFDIDKDYIKEYQDIFNKFLKKINTV; this comes from the coding sequence ACAAGTGCTATAATATTTGCAACTCTTTTGGCAAAAGATCATAAAGTACTTTTAATCGATATGGATACTCAAGCATCTTCTACTAGCTATTTTATTAATACAATAGAAAAACAAAAAGTGGATATTATTCAATATAATATATATGAGGTAATAAAAAATAATATAAATGTTAACGAATCAATTATCAATATCTATGATGGTTTAGATTTAATTCCAAGTTATTTGAGTCTGTATCAATTCAATGCAGAAACGATTTTATTTAAAGAAATGAGATTAAAAGAAAATTTAAAATTACTCAATATCAAATACGATTATATAATATTAGATACTAATCCAAGTTTAGATTTTACTTTAGTTAATGCTTTAGTTGTTAGTAATTATATTATAGTTCCAATGACGGCTGAAAAGTGGGCTGTAGAGAGTTTGCAATTATTAGAGCATTTCATTAAAAAGGCAGGATTTAAAATACCTATATTTTTAATTGTAACAAGATTTAGAACCAATAAAACGCATAAATATTTGTTAAACTTAATAAAACCTAGAGAAAATTTTTTAGGTTCTATCAAGGAACGAGAAGATTTAAATAGAAAAATAGCCAATAATGCTACTTTTGATATTGATAAAGATTATATAAAAGAATATCAGGATATTTTTAATAAATTTTTAAAAAAAATAAATACAGTATAG
- a CDS encoding ERF family protein: MNEQNSVANENQVKRDFLKSLYSLRMNLSSVAKNLNGYGYKYQDFNEIIREIKSVIKSNNLDIDFVQYPTIKNFDGDLVKVITTTFYSPSSGYCESFDTTIYTEEFFSLGAKNQNILPQFIGLCMIYTRGYALVGYYQLRVKLTLMLVPWSVFKKLMKNKLVV, translated from the coding sequence ATAAATGAGCAAAATTCAGTAGCAAATGAAAATCAAGTAAAAAGAGACTTTCTAAAGTCTCTCTACAGTTTACGTATGAATTTAAGTAGTGTTGCTAAGAACCTTAATGGATATGGATATAAGTATCAAGATTTTAATGAGATAATAAGGGAAATCAAGAGTGTTATAAAGAGCAATAATCTAGATATTGATTTTGTACAATATCCAACTATAAAGAATTTTGATGGTGATTTAGTTAAGGTTATTACAACAACATTTTACAGTCCAAGTAGTGGTTACTGTGAGTCATTTGATACGACTATTTATACAGAAGAATTTTTTTCTCTAGGCGCCAAGAATCAAAATATATTACCTCAATTTATAGGTTTATGTATGATATACACTAGAGGATATGCTCTTGTAGGATACTATCAATTGAGAGTGAAATTGACACTAATGCTAGTTCCTTGGAGCGTATTTAAGAAGCTAATGAAGAACAAGCTAGTAGTGTAA
- a CDS encoding variable large family protein, whose product MMKRITLCALLMTLFLLLSCGSGSTKMEDPKTTFLDSLVKIGHGFYEIFGIFGNAIGDAFGLTAVKSGDKKSKVGEHFDKIKKGLEDTNGKLKELSGEISGAKNANSSTIESVKSAINSANDVFEQLIAALITLADVTKEDVLLGGHNNNAAPGAADENDVKTIIENVKTIIEVADKSDVKIEKGTEGGAITANASTDAPAVLGGNNAHAAAGAGSKLADEVTKADPWAIIDKIKNATATTPAKLNGANNEVGALAASNDKADAAAGAKSNADLVAAVALKAMTKNGKFSAVDADKDIVKAAAASAVNKVLGILDFIIRKTVSSNLNKIKEAVKGIQYSETTTQSTEASAAQPTATK is encoded by the coding sequence ATAATGAAAAGAATTACTTTATGTGCGTTATTAATGACTTTATTTTTACTTCTTAGTTGTGGCAGTGGGAGTACTAAGATGGAGGATCCTAAAACCACTTTCTTAGATTCATTAGTTAAGATAGGTCATGGGTTTTACGAGATTTTTGGTATTTTTGGTAATGCTATTGGGGATGCTTTTGGACTTACAGCAGTTAAATCGGGTGACAAGAAAAGTAAAGTTGGTGAACACTTTGATAAGATAAAAAAAGGTTTGGAAGATACTAATGGGAAATTAAAAGAGCTATCAGGTGAAATATCTGGAGCAAAGAATGCTAATAGCAGCACAATTGAATCTGTTAAGAGTGCAATTAACAGTGCTAATGATGTCTTTGAACAACTAATTGCTGCTCTAATTACACTTGCTGATGTAACTAAAGAAGATGTTCTGCTTGGTGGTCATAATAATAATGCTGCTCCTGGTGCTGCTGATGAAAATGACGTTAAGACTATTATTGAAAATGTAAAGACAATTATTGAGGTAGCAGATAAGTCTGATGTAAAGATTGAGAAAGGGACTGAAGGTGGTGCTATTACTGCTAATGCTTCTACTGATGCCCCTGCTGTTCTTGGTGGTAATAATGCTCATGCTGCTGCTGGAGCTGGTTCTAAATTAGCTGATGAAGTAACTAAAGCTGATCCATGGGCTATAATAGATAAGATTAAAAATGCTACTGCTACTACTCCTGCTAAACTTAACGGTGCCAATAATGAAGTTGGAGCACTTGCTGCTTCTAATGACAAGGCTGATGCTGCAGCTGGTGCTAAAAGTAATGCTGATCTAGTAGCAGCAGTAGCCCTCAAAGCTATGACTAAGAATGGTAAATTTAGTGCTGTTGATGCTGATAAAGATATTGTTAAGGCGGCAGCAGCTAGTGCTGTAAATAAGGTACTGGGAATACTTGATTTTATAATTAGGAAAACAGTAAGTAGCAATCTAAATAAGATAAAAGAAGCTGTTAAGGGGATACAGTACTCTGAGACTACTACTCAATCAACAGAAGCTAGTGCCGCTCAACCTACTGCTACTAAATAA
- a CDS encoding Vsp/OspC family lipoprotein: protein MTLFLLLSCNTSGKNLKGDEVAKSDGTVIDLAKITKNITDTVAFAKGVKDVHSLVKSIDELAKAIGKKVEAAGGATGTVSNKNASLVAGAYNVIVAVETKLGELEKKVGLSSDLKGKVTAATAAGTKFLTALKGATNEIGQDETIDENAKKAIKKDNDDKTKGAEELLALNTAIDALLTAADAVVTSAINELTTPAKP, encoded by the coding sequence ATGACTTTATTTTTACTCTTATCTTGTAATACTTCAGGAAAAAATCTTAAAGGGGATGAAGTGGCTAAATCTGATGGCACTGTTATTGATTTAGCTAAAATAACTAAGAACATTACAGACACTGTTGCTTTTGCTAAAGGTGTTAAAGATGTTCATTCTTTAGTTAAATCCATTGACGAGCTCGCTAAAGCTATTGGTAAGAAAGTTGAGGCTGCTGGTGGTGCTACTGGTACTGTATCTAATAAGAATGCTTCTTTGGTGGCAGGAGCATATAATGTAATAGTTGCAGTAGAGACTAAGTTGGGAGAATTAGAGAAGAAAGTTGGGCTTTCTAGTGATTTGAAGGGTAAAGTTACTGCTGCAACAGCTGCAGGTACAAAATTTTTGACTGCGTTAAAGGGAGCAACTAATGAGATTGGGCAAGATGAGACTATTGATGAGAATGCAAAAAAAGCTATAAAGAAAGATAATGATGATAAAACTAAAGGAGCTGAAGAACTTCTTGCTTTAAACACAGCAATTGATGCGTTGTTAACGGCTGCTGATGCTGTAGTAACATCTGCTATTAATGAGCTTACAACCCCCGCTAAACCTTAA
- a CDS encoding Vsp/OspC family lipoprotein, with product MKRITLCALFLTLFLLISCNTSGKNLTDDEVAKSDGTVIDLAKITKNITDTVAFAKDVKEIHSLVKSIDTLAKAIGKKIVAGGATGTVSNKNASLVAGAYNVIVAVETKLGELEKKVGLSSDLKGKVTAAMAAGTKFLTTLKGATNEIGQDETTDENAKKAIDISDATGDKGAKDLIALNTSVNELLTDAEAAVTSAIKELASPVKPSN from the coding sequence ATGAAAAGAATTACTTTATGTGCGTTATTTTTGACTTTATTTTTGCTTATTTCTTGTAATACTTCAGGAAAGAATCTTACAGATGATGAAGTGGCTAAATCTGATGGTACTGTTATTGACCTAGCTAAAATAACTAAGAATATAACAGACACTGTTGCTTTTGCTAAAGATGTTAAAGAAATTCATTCTTTAGTTAAATCCATTGATACACTAGCTAAAGCTATTGGTAAGAAGATAGTTGCTGGTGGTGCTACTGGTACTGTATCTAATAAGAATGCTTCTTTGGTGGCAGGAGCATATAATGTAATAGTTGCAGTAGAGACTAAGTTGGGAGAATTAGAGAAGAAAGTTGGGCTTTCTAGTGATTTGAAGGGTAAAGTTACTGCTGCAATGGCTGCAGGTACAAAATTTTTGACTACGTTAAAGGGAGCAACTAATGAGATTGGACAAGATGAGACTACTGATGAAAATGCAAAAAAAGCTATAGATATAAGTGATGCTACTGGAGATAAAGGTGCCAAAGATCTTATTGCCTTGAACACATCAGTTAATGAGTTGTTAACGGATGCTGAAGCTGCAGTAACGTCTGCTATTAAGGAGCTTGCAAGTCCTGTTAAACCCTCTAACTAA
- a CDS encoding variable large family protein → MTLFLLLSSGSGSASAEDPKTTFLTSIANLGKGFLDVSTSLSDMVSGAFGIKADTKKSDIGKYFSDIEKTMTSVKEKLQTEVATNGNYEKVKSVVDTFITDTLDKIADGAKEAAKGATGDAIGNATSAGHGATAASKDSVVSLVKGIKTIVDVVLKKGEGDAGATKTGEGDKKDIGKLFDGKKDDAKEENIAKASASIGSVTGADILQAIAKSTENPNVDNANGIEKAKDAAEIAIAKAVNDKKEIKEDSAKKDAVIAAGIALRAMAKDGKFAANAEKDANAVNGVAANAVGKTLSTLIIAIRNTVDSGLKTISEALAALKQEDKSSDSTTPADSTANGRQ, encoded by the coding sequence ATGACTTTATTTTTACTTCTTAGCAGTGGCAGTGGCAGTGCTAGTGCTGAGGATCCTAAAACCACTTTCTTAACTTCTATTGCTAATTTAGGTAAGGGGTTCTTAGATGTTTCTACTTCTCTTTCTGATATGGTTTCTGGAGCTTTTGGTATTAAAGCTGACACTAAAAAATCTGATATTGGGAAATACTTTTCTGATATTGAAAAAACTATGACATCTGTTAAAGAGAAATTACAAACGGAAGTTGCTACTAATGGGAATTATGAGAAAGTTAAATCAGTTGTTGATACCTTTATCACTGACACATTAGACAAGATCGCTGATGGGGCTAAAGAAGCTGCTAAAGGGGCTACTGGTGATGCTATTGGTAATGCTACTTCTGCTGGACATGGGGCTACTGCTGCTAGCAAGGATTCAGTTGTTTCACTGGTTAAAGGGATTAAGACAATTGTTGATGTGGTTTTAAAGAAAGGTGAAGGTGATGCAGGTGCTACTAAAACAGGAGAAGGTGATAAAAAAGATATTGGCAAGTTGTTTGATGGAAAAAAAGATGATGCTAAAGAAGAAAATATTGCAAAAGCATCAGCTAGCATTGGTTCAGTGACCGGTGCTGACATCTTGCAAGCTATTGCTAAATCTACAGAAAATCCTAATGTTGATAATGCTAATGGAATTGAAAAAGCCAAAGATGCTGCTGAGATTGCTATTGCTAAGGCTGTTAACGACAAGAAAGAAATTAAAGAAGATTCAGCAAAAAAAGATGCAGTTATTGCTGCAGGAATAGCATTGCGTGCAATGGCTAAAGATGGTAAATTTGCTGCCAATGCTGAAAAAGATGCTAATGCAGTTAATGGTGTTGCTGCTAATGCTGTTGGTAAGACTTTAAGTACTCTTATTATTGCTATTAGAAATACTGTTGATAGTGGATTGAAGACAATAAGTGAAGCACTAGCAGCTCTTAAACAAGAAGATAAATCTTCAGATTCTACTACACCTGCAGATTCAACAGCTAATGGACGGCAATAA
- a CDS encoding Vsp/OspC family lipoprotein → MKRITLCALLMTLFLLISCNTSGKNLKEDEVAKLDGTVIDLAKVSAEIKETTVFVAGLREVQVLVFSIDDLAKVIGKKIDANGSLVDDSNHHGPLVSGAYQIITSVNTKLKALELEAEKFDGMKSKIVAAKTLGEGFLTKLKTAHSDIAKNDAQDTDVKKALVKDNDDKTKGAEELGKLNAVVNDLVNSAKELAENAIKKLTVSVKKISTQSS, encoded by the coding sequence ATGAAAAGAATTACTTTATGTGCATTATTAATGACTTTATTTTTACTTATTTCTTGTAATACTTCAGGAAAAAATCTTAAAGAGGATGAAGTGGCTAAGCTTGATGGCACTGTTATTGATTTAGCAAAAGTAAGTGCAGAAATAAAAGAGACTACTGTCTTTGTGGCAGGTCTTAGAGAGGTGCAGGTTTTAGTTTTTTCAATAGATGATCTTGCTAAAGTAATTGGAAAAAAAATTGATGCTAATGGTAGTCTTGTTGATGATTCTAATCATCATGGACCATTGGTTTCTGGAGCATATCAAATTATAACTTCTGTAAATACAAAATTGAAAGCATTGGAATTAGAAGCTGAGAAATTTGATGGAATGAAGTCTAAGATTGTAGCTGCTAAGACTTTAGGGGAAGGATTTTTAACTAAATTGAAGACAGCTCATTCTGATATTGCTAAAAACGATGCTCAAGATACCGATGTAAAAAAAGCCCTAGTTAAAGATAATGATGATAAAACTAAGGGAGCTGAAGAACTTGGTAAACTAAACGCAGTAGTTAATGATTTGGTAAATTCAGCTAAAGAACTTGCAGAAAATGCAATCAAAAAACTTACAGTATCTGTCAAAAAGATTTCTACTCAATCAAGTTAA
- a CDS encoding chromosome replication/partitioning protein encodes MQIQVNDRVLKKIDSEEELRIYYNRLKENFINSFKKEIVYKIECMKILKEIKDNEYYKMDGFKTFDSFTKNFKIARSQIYNYLKLAGAMENGLISEEYLLENGINDSLDLIKNKERSTLKTSKQNPIKPLKFQLKKQESYDFYKQDSKFIAFFLDEIFSNQKDLLDKLLKKFKDLKNE; translated from the coding sequence GTGCAAATTCAAGTAAATGATAGAGTTTTAAAAAAAATTGATAGCGAAGAAGAATTAAGGATTTATTATAATAGATTAAAGGAAAATTTTATAAATTCTTTTAAAAAGGAAATAGTCTATAAAATAGAGTGTATGAAGATCTTAAAGGAAATAAAGGATAATGAGTATTATAAGATGGATGGATTTAAGACTTTTGATTCATTTACTAAAAATTTTAAAATAGCAAGGAGTCAGATATATAACTATTTAAAGTTAGCAGGTGCCATGGAAAATGGACTTATCAGTGAAGAGTATCTATTAGAGAATGGTATTAATGATTCGCTTGATTTAATAAAGAATAAGGAAAGATCAACACTTAAAACATCAAAACAAAATCCAATAAAGCCATTAAAATTTCAACTTAAAAAACAAGAAAGTTATGATTTTTACAAACAAGATTCAAAATTTATAGCGTTCTTTTTAGATGAAATTTTTTCAAATCAGAAAGATTTACTTGACAAGCTTCTGAAAAAATTTAAGGATTTAAAAAATGAATGA
- a CDS encoding variable large family protein, whose amino-acid sequence MCVILTLFLLLSCGSGTTSAGDPKTTFLTSIANLSNDFLNVFTSLSDMVGGVLGFNTNTKKSDVAVYFKTVQETLSSTKRSLEKIVEDMKSENNPNASKTETTVRTLVDDTLSKIIDGAKTASEAIGSDASDLLGNVAAGGAGAAAGAKGENVENLIKGIKHIVDIVLKGKGSADAGTDKKADDLAARTANDGVAKLFASDNAGDEANLKKVAADAAKAVGAVTGADILQAIVKDGGAAAKLAINNTASAGGVATADNAKDATVAGGIALRAMAKNGKFAGSSDNANDDAKKAVEGAALSAVTKALDTLTIAIRNTIDGGLKTVKDAIKFNSTDTSVTTDKQVPETKS is encoded by the coding sequence ATGTGCGTTATTTTGACTTTATTTTTACTTCTCAGTTGTGGCAGTGGTACTACTAGTGCTGGGGATCCTAAAACCACTTTCTTAACTTCTATTGCTAATTTAAGTAATGACTTCTTAAATGTTTTTACTTCCCTTTCTGATATGGTTGGAGGGGTTTTAGGGTTTAATACTAATACTAAGAAGTCTGATGTTGCAGTTTACTTTAAAACTGTTCAGGAGACTCTTTCATCTACGAAGAGATCCCTTGAGAAAATTGTAGAAGACATGAAATCTGAAAATAATCCTAATGCTTCTAAAACTGAGACTACTGTAAGAACATTAGTTGATGATACTCTTAGTAAGATAATTGATGGTGCTAAAACTGCTAGTGAGGCTATTGGTTCTGATGCTAGTGACCTACTTGGTAATGTTGCTGCTGGTGGGGCTGGTGCTGCTGCCGGTGCTAAAGGTGAAAATGTTGAAAACTTAATCAAGGGAATCAAACATATAGTAGACATAGTTCTTAAAGGCAAAGGAAGTGCTGATGCTGGTACCGATAAAAAAGCTGATGATCTTGCTGCAAGAACCGCTAATGATGGTGTAGCAAAACTATTTGCTTCTGATAATGCTGGTGATGAGGCCAATTTAAAAAAAGTTGCAGCTGATGCAGCTAAAGCTGTTGGAGCTGTAACTGGTGCTGACATATTACAAGCTATAGTTAAAGATGGTGGTGCTGCTGCTAAATTGGCTATTAATAATACTGCCTCTGCTGGTGGTGTTGCTACTGCCGATAATGCAAAAGATGCAACTGTTGCAGGAGGCATAGCTTTAAGAGCTATGGCTAAGAATGGTAAATTTGCTGGTTCTAGTGATAATGCTAATGATGATGCTAAAAAAGCAGTAGAGGGAGCAGCTCTGAGCGCAGTAACTAAAGCATTAGATACTTTAACTATTGCTATAAGAAACACTATAGACGGGGGGCTTAAGACTGTTAAAGATGCAATAAAATTTAATTCTACTGATACCTCTGTAACTACTGATAAGCAGGTTCCTGAAACTAAAAGTTAA